Genomic window (Fodinibius salicampi):
ATTGTATCCGGACTTCCCAAAACGCGGTCGGGCAAGATTATGCGCCGGGTTTTGCGTAAGGTTGCAGCTGGTGAGGCTGATGATTTGGGAGATATTTCCACCCTTTTAAATCCTGAAGTGGTTGAGGAGATCAGAGCAGGAGAAGCATTCTGAACTGTATAGTTTGATTTTTTAACCTTTATGAGAGTCGGTACCTAAACAGGTACCGGCTTTTTTATTATGCTATAACGGAGCCGATAATCAAGAGTATTAGACTTGCCGACAATAAGAAGAGTCTAAACCGGGTACGTTTTAAAAGGGGATGGAAAAGCAATCCATAGCTATAAGGTTTTGTTTTAAGCCAGCTGTAGTAGTGATGCCTGTGTAATTCTCCGAGTGCCATAGTTACATGGCCGTGCAAAATAGTTATGGTAAAGGGGAGGGCAAAGAAGAAGGCGCCAGTATAGCTAATATTAGTTGAAATATTTAGAAATTGAGCGATATAAAAAAAGGGCCAGGCAAAAAGAACTAAAAGGGGAAGGATAAGCAGCCAGTTTATAACACTGATACGCCTGAAATTTTTGGATCTTAATTCGGGGTGAACCATAGAGAAGACCAAATAATCCTGCTTTAAATTTGACTGGCTATAAGCATCTCTATTTCCCGGAAAGGCATGTCAAAAAGTTCAGCCAGCGATTTTTTTGTGAGATGTTTTTTATACACATAAGTACCGTTGCGAAGAGCAGTGTTGCTCCATAGGCATTCTTTAATACCCCCCGCATCTCCAATAGCCAATAAATAGGGAACAAGTACATTATTGAGTGCGTAGGTAGCTGTCCGGGCAACATTGGATGGAATATTGGGTACACAGTAATGGATAACATCATGGACGGTATAGGTAGGCATAGAATGGCTGGTAGCCCTGCTTGTAGCAATGCATCCGCCCTGATCAATAACTGTGTCTACAATTACGCTGCCGGCTTTCATATTGGCCACCATAGGTTCACTAACCAGACAGGGAGCCCGTTCCCCTTCCTGCATTGCTGCTCCGATAACCACATCGGCATGCTCAAGAGCAGAAGACAAATATTGGTAATTGGCAGTAGCCGTGATAATTCGCCGATCAAGAGCATTTTCAAGATGCCGGAGTCGTGCCAAATCGTTATCCATAACAAAAACCTGGGCACCATATCCTAGGGCAGTCCGGGCAGCATATTCTGCAGTAATGCCAGCTCCGAG
Coding sequences:
- a CDS encoding alanine dehydrogenase, with protein sequence MDIKPLKTEQIGIQTLEKRLMKSESKISLKIGLPKEVSNDERRISLTPGGVSILKANGHEVFMEQEAGEEANFSDQEFADAGAEVAYSIEEVYKKANLIAKVAPPTQEELELLDNNHILLSALHLGNATEKFINTLINKCITAIGFEFIKGEDKEFPIVRMMHEITGSMAVQVGAHYLEKGEGGQGIMLGGISGIPPATVVILGAGITAEYAARTALGYGAQVFVMDNDLARLRHLENALDRRIITATANYQYLSSALEHADVVIGAAMQEGERAPCLVSEPMVANMKAGSVIVDTVIDQGGCIATSRATSHSMPTYTVHDVIHYCVPNIPSNVARTATYALNNVLVPYLLAIGDAGGIKECLWSNTALRNGTYVYKKHLTKKSLAELFDMPFREIEMLIASQI